A genomic window from Halorubrum lacusprofundi ATCC 49239 includes:
- a CDS encoding homoserine kinase: MVTVRAPATSANLGSGFDVFGAALTRPADVVTVEKAAETTIEVTGVGAQYIPEDPKKNTVGAVVEALDAPARIHIDKGVRPASGLGSSAASAAGAAVALNRLYDRGLSRSELVPIAAEGEAVVSGVAHSDNVAPSILGGFTVTTSEGTHAVDASIPLVVCLPDVAVSTRDARRVVPETASMDDLVETVGNAATLAIGMCRSDPDLVGAGMSDPVVTPERARLITGYDEVRAAAFDAGATGVTVSGAGPAILAVCRDGQRRGVAAAMLDAFSDAGIDSRAYQTRIGRGSTVLEE; the protein is encoded by the coding sequence ATGGTCACGGTACGGGCACCCGCCACGAGCGCGAACCTCGGCAGCGGGTTCGACGTGTTCGGAGCGGCCCTCACACGGCCGGCGGACGTCGTCACCGTCGAGAAGGCGGCAGAGACGACGATCGAGGTCACCGGCGTCGGGGCGCAGTACATCCCCGAGGATCCCAAGAAGAACACGGTCGGCGCCGTCGTGGAGGCGCTCGACGCGCCCGCGCGGATCCACATCGACAAGGGGGTCCGCCCGGCGTCCGGGCTCGGCTCCTCGGCCGCCAGTGCCGCCGGCGCCGCCGTCGCGCTCAACCGACTGTACGACCGCGGGCTCTCGCGCTCGGAGCTGGTCCCGATCGCCGCCGAGGGCGAGGCGGTCGTCTCCGGCGTCGCGCACTCGGACAACGTCGCGCCCTCGATCCTCGGCGGGTTCACGGTGACAACGAGCGAGGGGACCCACGCCGTCGACGCCTCGATTCCCCTCGTGGTCTGTCTCCCCGACGTCGCCGTCTCCACTCGCGACGCGCGCCGGGTCGTCCCCGAGACCGCCTCGATGGACGACCTCGTCGAGACGGTCGGCAACGCCGCCACTCTCGCGATCGGGATGTGCCGCTCCGATCCCGACCTCGTGGGCGCCGGCATGAGCGACCCCGTCGTCACCCCCGAGCGCGCCCGCCTGATCACGGGGTACGACGAGGTGCGCGCCGCCGCCTTCGACGCCGGTGCAACCGGGGTCACCGTCAGCGGCGCCGGTCCCGCGATTCTCGCCGTCTGCCGCGACGGGCAGCGACGCGGGGTCGCCGCCGCGATGCTCGACGCTTTCTCCGACGCTGGCATCGACTCCCGCGCCTACCAGACGCGGATCGGGCGGGGGTCGACGGTGCTTGAGGAGTGA
- a CDS encoding class I SAM-dependent methyltransferase translates to MGFHTFDADKAERLERPEARYRWVSAEEIIGALTAERADRAAATVADLGSGTGFYTDDVASHVETVYGVDVQAEMHAFYREKGVPENVDLVESDVAVLPFDDGDLDAAFSTMTYHEFASDDAIAELARVIRSDGRLALFDWSAAGDGDHGPPADERFAANDAVEALEAAGFDVISASERTETFAVVARAP, encoded by the coding sequence ATGGGATTTCACACGTTCGACGCCGACAAGGCGGAGCGACTGGAGCGTCCCGAGGCCCGGTACCGCTGGGTGTCCGCCGAGGAGATTATCGGCGCGCTGACGGCCGAGCGCGCTGACCGCGCGGCGGCGACCGTCGCCGACCTCGGGAGCGGCACCGGCTTCTACACCGACGATGTTGCATCTCACGTCGAGACCGTCTACGGCGTCGACGTGCAGGCCGAGATGCACGCGTTCTACCGCGAGAAGGGCGTCCCCGAGAACGTCGACCTCGTCGAGAGCGACGTGGCGGTGCTCCCGTTCGACGACGGCGATCTCGACGCCGCGTTCTCGACGATGACGTACCACGAGTTCGCGAGCGACGACGCGATCGCGGAGTTGGCTCGCGTGATCCGCTCTGACGGCCGGCTTGCGCTCTTCGACTGGTCGGCCGCGGGCGACGGCGACCACGGCCCGCCGGCCGACGAGCGGTTCGCCGCGAACGACGCGGTCGAGGCGCTGGAGGCGGCGGGCTTCGACGTGATCTCCGCCTCTGAGCGCACCGAGACGTTCGCCGTCGTCGCCCGCGCGCCGTAG
- a CDS encoding aminotransferase class V-fold PLP-dependent enzyme — protein sequence MAGLEVDDRMTPRELRADVPALGEAAYFNFGAHGPSPEYVVEAASEFLADHEYGSATTDPYSRAFETYETVRERVADFVGAEPDEIALTESTTDGITRIAGAIDWEPGDVVVRTDLEHPAGILPWKRLEREGVEVRVVETEEGRIDREAYAEAVADARLVCFSAITWTHGTRLPVADLVEIADEAGAFTLVDAVQSPGQVAMDVSAWGADAVAAAGHKWVLGPWGAGFLYVDREAATELAPRAVGYRSVEDPNADEIVFKEGAKRFEVGSTTPAAHVGLIEALDAIDAVGIATIEDRIASLTDRLKDGVPDDRLLSPREYESGLVTIDVDDPEATVDRLADEGIVVRSLPHPDGVRASVHAVSTEAEIDRLVERLAVEW from the coding sequence ATGGCGGGACTCGAAGTCGACGACCGGATGACCCCGCGCGAGCTGCGCGCGGACGTGCCGGCGCTCGGCGAGGCCGCGTACTTTAATTTCGGCGCGCACGGGCCGAGCCCCGAGTACGTCGTCGAGGCGGCGTCTGAGTTCCTCGCCGACCACGAGTACGGCTCGGCGACGACGGACCCGTACAGTCGCGCCTTCGAGACGTACGAGACGGTCCGCGAGCGCGTCGCCGACTTCGTCGGCGCCGAGCCCGACGAGATCGCCCTGACCGAGAGTACGACCGACGGGATCACCCGGATCGCGGGTGCCATCGACTGGGAGCCCGGCGACGTGGTCGTCCGGACCGACCTGGAACACCCAGCCGGCATCCTCCCGTGGAAGCGGCTCGAACGCGAGGGCGTCGAGGTGCGCGTCGTCGAGACCGAAGAGGGCCGGATCGATCGCGAGGCGTACGCCGAGGCCGTGGCGGACGCGCGGCTCGTCTGCTTCAGCGCGATCACGTGGACCCACGGGACGCGGCTCCCGGTCGCGGACCTCGTCGAGATCGCGGACGAGGCGGGCGCGTTCACGCTCGTCGACGCGGTCCAGTCGCCCGGACAGGTCGCGATGGACGTGTCGGCGTGGGGCGCCGACGCGGTGGCGGCGGCGGGCCACAAGTGGGTGCTCGGCCCGTGGGGAGCCGGGTTCCTCTACGTCGACCGCGAGGCCGCGACCGAGCTGGCGCCGCGCGCGGTCGGCTACCGGAGCGTCGAGGATCCCAACGCCGACGAGATCGTGTTCAAGGAGGGTGCGAAGCGCTTCGAGGTCGGATCGACGACCCCGGCCGCCCACGTCGGGCTGATCGAGGCGCTCGACGCGATCGACGCGGTCGGGATCGCGACGATCGAAGACCGGATCGCGTCGCTCACGGACCGGCTCAAAGACGGCGTCCCCGACGACCGTCTGCTGAGCCCCCGCGAGTACGAGTCCGGGCTCGTCACGATCGACGTCGACGACCCCGAGGCGACGGTCGACCGGCTCGCCGACGAGGGGATCGTCGTTCGTTCTCTCCCGCACCCGGACGGGGTCCGGGCGTCGGTCCACGCCGTCTCCACCGAGGCCGAGATCGACCGGCTCGTCGAGCGGCTCGCCGTCGAGTGGTGA
- the trxA gene encoding thioredoxin: MSSTDAVPTEPIQLADPDEFDDYVADHDVVLVDFYADWCGPCQMMEPAVEAIANDTDAAVLKVDVDQHQALAGEYGVQGIPTLLVFVDGELAERMVGAQTEAALTDAVAEHTA, from the coding sequence ATGAGTTCAACTGATGCCGTCCCCACGGAACCGATTCAGCTGGCCGACCCCGACGAGTTCGACGACTACGTCGCCGACCACGACGTGGTCCTCGTCGACTTCTACGCGGACTGGTGCGGTCCGTGTCAGATGATGGAGCCGGCCGTCGAGGCGATCGCGAACGACACCGACGCGGCCGTCCTGAAGGTCGACGTCGACCAGCACCAGGCGCTCGCCGGCGAGTATGGCGTGCAGGGTATCCCGACGCTGCTCGTGTTCGTCGACGGCGAGCTCGCGGAGCGGATGGTCGGCGCGCAGACGGAGGCGGCGCTTACCGACGCGGTCGCAGAGCACACCGCCTGA
- a CDS encoding DUF5817 domain-containing protein, whose product MYAVVGCNECAAMWLLMDPQTSDSARCPRCGKTHQTTKLKRFFESEDREAAREARAALLAKKRDESAAFAELDHVSELERAVDESGIDDREYLEASGIDADAVDEAGARAEGGESDSRSRSEIVRDAVATVDEPTEENVVAHASDHGVPAETAREILTRLARRGELSESGGRYRAL is encoded by the coding sequence ATGTATGCGGTGGTCGGCTGCAACGAGTGCGCGGCGATGTGGCTCCTCATGGACCCGCAGACGAGCGACAGCGCGCGGTGTCCCCGCTGCGGGAAGACGCATCAGACGACGAAACTCAAGCGGTTCTTCGAGTCGGAGGACCGCGAGGCGGCCCGCGAGGCCCGGGCCGCGCTGCTCGCGAAGAAGCGTGACGAGAGCGCGGCGTTCGCCGAACTCGACCACGTCTCGGAGCTCGAGCGCGCCGTCGACGAGTCGGGAATCGACGACCGCGAGTACCTCGAAGCGTCGGGGATAGACGCCGACGCCGTCGACGAGGCGGGCGCCCGCGCCGAGGGGGGCGAGTCGGACTCGCGGAGTCGGAGTGAGATCGTCCGCGACGCGGTGGCGACCGTCGACGAGCCGACCGAGGAGAACGTCGTGGCGCACGCGAGCGACCACGGTGTCCCCGCCGAGACGGCCCGAGAGATCCTGACGCGACTCGCGCGCCGCGGCGAACTCTCCGAGTCGGGTGGACGCTATCGGGCACTCTGA
- a CDS encoding DUF7490 domain-containing protein codes for MDTRTALLAAAAALLLAGAVGAVAAPDAIVDPREADERPGDVRIVDTVVSPGEVRGETAELRLGVDLRHRGSAVENVTVRHRAIGADSGLLVDETTVDVGTVDGGGERTINGSVDVEREGGYRIETVVFADGERRASQTTRVGGVAALTPDYADSRVGFTESNVWPTVAVSVSEADNQTATLSVSLSVTNRGDAVSEPLDLRVLLRQSESNVIADEASETVGEVRPGRTDTVTTTVEVPANYNYYVDAALWSDDVLIDETQGVANLNPRERITANETVEEVEFAVEDFTRGSDDAADVADAPDRGTDGESAGDSTPGFGPLAALVALVAAILVARRRP; via the coding sequence ATGGACACGCGAACTGCCCTCCTGGCGGCCGCCGCCGCGCTCCTGCTCGCGGGCGCGGTCGGCGCCGTCGCCGCACCGGACGCGATCGTTGACCCGCGCGAGGCCGACGAGCGCCCCGGCGACGTACGCATCGTCGACACGGTCGTCTCACCGGGTGAGGTACGCGGTGAGACCGCAGAGCTCCGGCTCGGAGTCGACCTCCGACACCGAGGTTCGGCCGTCGAGAACGTCACGGTCCGCCACCGCGCGATCGGCGCCGACTCGGGACTGCTCGTCGACGAGACGACGGTCGATGTCGGCACCGTCGACGGCGGCGGCGAACGGACGATAAACGGTTCCGTTGACGTGGAGCGCGAAGGCGGCTATCGGATCGAGACCGTCGTCTTCGCCGACGGCGAGCGGCGCGCGAGCCAGACGACTCGCGTCGGCGGCGTCGCAGCACTTACTCCCGACTACGCCGATTCGCGCGTCGGCTTCACCGAAAGCAACGTCTGGCCGACCGTCGCGGTCAGCGTCAGCGAGGCGGACAACCAGACCGCCACACTATCGGTGTCGCTCTCGGTGACGAACCGCGGCGACGCCGTCTCGGAACCGCTCGATCTCCGCGTACTGCTCCGGCAGTCGGAGTCGAACGTGATCGCCGACGAGGCGAGCGAGACCGTCGGTGAGGTCCGTCCCGGCCGGACCGACACCGTGACGACGACCGTCGAGGTGCCCGCCAACTACAACTACTACGTCGACGCCGCGCTGTGGAGCGACGACGTGCTCATCGACGAGACGCAGGGCGTCGCCAACCTGAACCCCCGGGAGAGGATCACCGCGAACGAGACGGTCGAAGAAGTGGAGTTCGCCGTCGAGGACTTCACGCGAGGGAGCGACGACGCGGCGGACGTCGCCGACGCTCCCGATCGGGGTACGGACGGCGAGAGCGCCGGAGACTCGACGCCCGGCTTCGGGCCCCTCGCCGCGCTCGTCGCGCTCGTCGCCGCGATCCTCGTCGCACGGAGGAGACCATGA
- a CDS encoding Rieske 2Fe-2S domain-containing protein — MSQSDKYPAESGRRRFVKGVVGGAALSGVGAMGSATVNTLTTSGGVGGGSTIAMTIEKTGGPAPRGLPQVPVEVTDDGYIRGIWPETQTITQEGQEIQVAQEQLGGKTYTGAWYQYCGVESQENIEPDYEAEDNLFRAAPGKYDWMDEVYDEGERIHIDDFDDYDEWGNGIGDDGVGKPASVTWRSQNAETALNVNVIRSSRIEEAVENSGDEWLEASTDQGFVAYLNVCTHFCCIPDYKVLEESARYDAANGVYCVCHQSVYNPFTLEEALFIARPRPDE, encoded by the coding sequence ATGAGTCAGTCCGACAAGTATCCGGCCGAGTCCGGCCGGCGCCGCTTCGTCAAGGGCGTCGTCGGCGGCGCGGCCCTTTCGGGGGTCGGTGCGATGGGGTCGGCGACGGTGAACACCCTGACGACCTCCGGCGGCGTCGGCGGGGGGTCGACCATCGCGATGACGATCGAGAAGACCGGCGGCCCGGCGCCACGCGGCCTCCCGCAGGTTCCCGTGGAAGTCACCGACGACGGGTATATCCGCGGGATCTGGCCCGAAACGCAGACCATCACGCAGGAGGGCCAAGAGATCCAGGTCGCACAGGAGCAGCTCGGCGGGAAGACCTACACCGGCGCGTGGTACCAGTACTGCGGCGTCGAGTCGCAGGAGAACATTGAGCCGGACTACGAGGCGGAAGACAACCTGTTCCGCGCCGCGCCCGGGAAGTACGACTGGATGGACGAGGTGTACGACGAAGGCGAGCGGATCCACATCGACGATTTCGACGACTACGACGAGTGGGGCAACGGGATCGGCGACGACGGCGTGGGGAAGCCGGCCTCGGTCACGTGGCGGTCGCAAAACGCCGAGACCGCCCTCAACGTGAACGTCATCCGCTCGTCGCGGATCGAGGAAGCCGTCGAGAACTCGGGCGACGAGTGGCTCGAAGCGTCCACCGACCAGGGGTTCGTCGCGTACCTCAACGTCTGTACGCACTTCTGCTGTATCCCCGACTACAAGGTGCTCGAGGAGTCGGCTCGGTACGACGCCGCGAACGGGGTCTACTGCGTCTGTCACCAGTCAGTGTACAACCCGTTCACGCTCGAAGAGGCGCTGTTCATCGCTCGTCCGCGGCCGGACGAGTAG
- the ppc gene encoding phosphoenolpyruvate carboxylase, protein MVLHNRDVRTDVRELGALVGDVLSAQTSTEAYETVEDLRHAAIDYRRGDAASRDILRESVEELSTTREEIVARAFTTYFELINLAEERERVRAIRNADENGSLHDSFDATIAEFAEADVGPDELRELLADVLIEPTFTAHPTEARQATVKAKLRSIANHLEALDERNLTERERNAIWRDITAEVTSLWSTRQVRQRSPEPEDEARNVQWYLENTLFDVVGDAYEEFEETISKEYDDVDCPKLFEFRSWAGSDRDGNPFVTPEVTDETLARQREVAVEKYRDRCKRLSAVLSQDGERYAVDDRLAESLAADVERFPTVVEEARERYPDEPYRQKLRLMRERLDRVDDVRPGEYPDGDAFLADLDVIADSLATDGQDAVRESFVEPLRRQVDTFGLTLASLDLRDHREKHTETVAETVAVEGVDYREMDEDARQEFLTEAILQDDPVVDADEPGDVSETTERVLRRFQEFAEWQDEYGPQAIDTYCISMTEEPSHVLEVLFLADQVGVVSLPDHCGLDVVPLLETESALNGAERILGELFDNEAYATALEVRGEIQEVMLGYSDSNKENGFLAANWDLYENQRQIARFCREEDVTLRLFHGRGGSISRGGGPMNEALLALPNETVTGQVKFTEQGEAIAEKYANRRIAERELEQMLDAQIRARQEATEEPTEDVPDSWVDAMETMAPAARETYRDLLNTDGFVSYFGQATPISVVENLNLGSRPASRSGERTVEDLRAIPWVFSWTQTRLILPGWYSLASGIDAYLDEVGEEEGFETLQEMYAEWPFFRTTLNNAALALARTEPEIAAEYADLADDDLRERFFPELIGEYERGRELVLEISGRDELIRREWLAESLDRRNPYVDPLNLLQANLLGRTHRTEEEERTLRLTVNGIAAGMKNTG, encoded by the coding sequence ATGGTGTTGCACAATCGAGACGTGCGGACAGACGTGCGCGAGCTCGGCGCGCTCGTGGGAGACGTCCTCTCCGCACAGACCTCCACCGAGGCGTACGAGACGGTCGAGGACCTCCGACACGCGGCGATCGACTACCGACGCGGTGACGCGGCGAGCCGGGATATCCTTCGCGAGTCCGTCGAGGAGCTGTCGACGACCCGAGAGGAGATCGTCGCTCGCGCGTTCACGACGTATTTCGAGCTTATCAACCTCGCCGAGGAACGCGAACGGGTCCGCGCAATCCGAAATGCGGACGAGAACGGATCCCTTCACGACTCCTTCGATGCCACAATCGCCGAGTTCGCGGAGGCCGACGTCGGGCCCGACGAGCTCCGGGAACTGTTAGCGGACGTACTCATCGAGCCGACGTTCACCGCCCACCCCACCGAGGCCCGGCAAGCCACCGTGAAGGCGAAGCTCCGATCGATTGCCAACCACCTCGAAGCGCTCGACGAGCGCAACCTCACCGAGCGCGAGCGGAACGCGATCTGGCGCGACATCACCGCCGAGGTGACCAGCCTCTGGAGCACCCGACAGGTGCGCCAGCGGAGCCCGGAGCCCGAAGACGAGGCACGAAACGTTCAGTGGTACCTCGAAAACACTCTCTTCGATGTCGTGGGCGACGCCTACGAGGAGTTCGAGGAGACCATCTCGAAGGAGTACGACGACGTGGACTGCCCCAAGCTCTTCGAGTTCCGCTCGTGGGCGGGCTCCGACCGCGACGGCAACCCGTTCGTCACGCCGGAGGTCACCGACGAGACGCTGGCGCGCCAGCGCGAGGTCGCCGTCGAGAAGTACCGCGACCGCTGCAAGCGGCTCTCGGCCGTGTTGAGTCAGGACGGCGAGCGATACGCGGTCGACGACCGGCTCGCCGAGTCGCTGGCGGCCGACGTCGAACGGTTCCCGACGGTCGTCGAGGAGGCGCGCGAGCGCTACCCCGACGAGCCGTACCGTCAGAAGCTCCGCCTGATGCGCGAGCGGCTCGACCGCGTCGACGACGTGCGCCCCGGCGAGTACCCTGACGGCGACGCGTTTCTCGCGGATCTCGACGTTATCGCCGATTCGCTGGCGACCGACGGCCAAGACGCGGTCCGCGAGTCCTTCGTCGAGCCGCTCCGGCGGCAGGTCGACACGTTCGGGCTCACGCTCGCGTCGCTAGACCTCCGCGACCACCGCGAGAAACACACCGAAACGGTCGCCGAGACGGTCGCCGTCGAAGGCGTCGACTACCGAGAAATGGACGAGGACGCCCGTCAGGAGTTCCTCACCGAGGCGATCTTACAGGACGACCCGGTCGTCGACGCCGACGAGCCCGGCGACGTCTCCGAGACCACCGAGCGCGTGCTTCGCCGGTTCCAGGAGTTCGCCGAGTGGCAGGACGAGTACGGCCCGCAGGCGATCGACACCTACTGCATCTCGATGACGGAAGAGCCGAGCCACGTGCTCGAAGTGCTCTTCTTGGCCGATCAGGTCGGCGTCGTCTCGTTGCCGGACCACTGCGGGCTCGACGTCGTCCCCCTGTTAGAGACCGAATCCGCGCTCAACGGCGCCGAGCGCATCCTCGGGGAGCTGTTCGACAACGAGGCGTACGCGACCGCTCTGGAGGTCCGCGGCGAGATTCAGGAGGTGATGCTCGGCTATTCCGACTCCAACAAGGAGAACGGGTTCCTCGCCGCGAACTGGGACCTCTACGAGAACCAGCGTCAGATCGCGCGGTTCTGCCGCGAGGAGGATGTCACCCTCCGGCTGTTCCACGGGCGCGGCGGCTCCATCTCGCGGGGCGGCGGCCCGATGAACGAGGCCCTGCTTGCGCTCCCCAACGAGACCGTCACGGGGCAGGTGAAGTTCACCGAACAGGGCGAAGCGATCGCCGAGAAGTACGCCAACCGCCGAATCGCCGAGCGCGAGCTCGAACAGATGCTCGACGCGCAGATCCGCGCGCGTCAGGAGGCCACTGAGGAGCCCACCGAGGACGTGCCCGACAGCTGGGTCGACGCGATGGAGACGATGGCGCCTGCCGCCCGCGAGACGTACCGCGATCTCTTAAACACCGACGGGTTCGTCTCCTACTTCGGGCAGGCGACGCCCATCTCGGTCGTCGAGAACCTCAACCTCGGCTCGCGGCCCGCCTCGCGTTCCGGCGAGCGCACCGTCGAGGACCTGCGGGCGATTCCGTGGGTGTTCTCGTGGACGCAGACCCGGCTCATCCTCCCGGGCTGGTACTCGCTCGCATCCGGAATCGACGCCTACCTTGACGAGGTCGGCGAGGAGGAGGGCTTCGAGACGCTCCAAGAGATGTACGCGGAGTGGCCGTTCTTCCGCACGACGCTTAACAACGCGGCGCTCGCCCTCGCTCGCACCGAACCGGAGATTGCCGCCGAGTACGCCGACCTCGCGGACGACGACCTCCGCGAGCGCTTCTTCCCCGAACTGATCGGCGAGTACGAGCGTGGGCGCGAGCTCGTCTTGGAGATCAGCGGCCGCGACGAGTTGATCCGTCGCGAGTGGCTCGCCGAGAGCCTCGATCGGCGGAATCCCTACGTCGATCCGTTGAACCTGCTGCAGGCGAACCTGCTCGGGCGGACCCACCGCACCGAAGAGGAGGAGCGAACGCTCCGACTCACCGTCAACGGCATCGCCGCCGGGATGAAG